A genome region from Geodermatophilus bullaregiensis includes the following:
- a CDS encoding replication-associated recombination protein A codes for MTSLFDDPAPDDGPAGVDPGAPLAVRVRPRSLDEVVGQSHLLGPRAPLRRLVEGDEPMSLVLHGPPGTGKTTLAHVISLATKRQFVQLSALDAGVKEVRAVIASAKRELTYAGRRTVLFIDEVHRFSKTQQDSLLSAVEDRIVSLIAATTENPFFSVVSPLLSRSLVLALQPLSDDDVRTLLRRALTSDRGLDGAVTLTGEAEDHLVRIAGGDGRKSLTALESGAGAALAAGQTVIDLATLETAVAQAAVRYDRQGDQHYDVASALIKSIRGSDVDAALHYLARMVEAGEDPRFIARRLVIAASEDIGMADPTALLTAVAAADAVAFIGMPEGHFPLAQAVVHLATAPKSNAVTTAMGESVADVRAGLAGPVPAGLRDAHYAGARKLGHGGTYVYPHAHPDGVVPQQYPPDALVGRDYYRPTNRGAEATIGARLAKLRAIVRRSR; via the coding sequence GTGACCAGCCTGTTCGACGACCCGGCGCCGGACGACGGCCCCGCCGGCGTCGACCCGGGCGCGCCGCTGGCGGTGCGCGTGCGGCCCCGCTCGCTCGACGAGGTGGTCGGCCAGTCGCACCTGCTCGGCCCCCGTGCGCCGCTGCGCCGGCTGGTCGAGGGCGACGAGCCGATGTCGCTGGTCCTCCACGGCCCGCCCGGCACCGGCAAGACGACGCTCGCGCACGTCATCTCGCTGGCCACCAAGCGCCAGTTCGTGCAGCTGTCGGCGCTCGACGCCGGGGTCAAGGAGGTCCGCGCGGTCATCGCGAGCGCCAAGCGCGAGCTGACCTACGCCGGCCGGCGCACGGTGCTGTTCATCGACGAGGTGCACCGGTTCTCCAAGACGCAGCAGGACAGCCTGCTGTCCGCGGTCGAGGACCGGATCGTCAGCCTGATCGCCGCCACCACCGAGAACCCGTTCTTCTCCGTGGTCAGCCCGCTGCTGTCCCGCAGCCTGGTGCTGGCCCTGCAGCCGCTGTCCGACGACGACGTCCGCACGCTGCTGCGCCGCGCACTGACCAGCGACCGCGGCCTGGACGGCGCGGTGACCCTCACCGGGGAGGCCGAGGACCACCTGGTCCGCATCGCGGGCGGGGACGGGCGCAAGTCGCTCACGGCGCTGGAGTCCGGCGCCGGGGCGGCGCTGGCGGCCGGGCAGACGGTGATCGACCTCGCCACGCTGGAGACGGCGGTCGCCCAGGCCGCGGTGCGCTACGACCGGCAGGGCGACCAGCACTACGACGTCGCCAGCGCGCTGATCAAGTCCATCCGCGGCAGCGACGTCGACGCCGCGCTGCACTACCTGGCGCGCATGGTCGAGGCGGGGGAGGACCCCCGTTTCATCGCCCGCCGCCTGGTCATCGCCGCCAGCGAGGACATCGGCATGGCCGACCCCACGGCGCTGCTCACCGCGGTCGCCGCCGCCGACGCGGTCGCCTTCATCGGCATGCCGGAGGGCCACTTCCCGCTGGCGCAGGCCGTCGTCCACCTGGCCACCGCGCCGAAGTCCAACGCCGTCACCACGGCCATGGGCGAGTCCGTCGCCGACGTGCGCGCCGGGCTGGCCGGCCCGGTGCCCGCGGGCCTGCGCGACGCCCACTACGCGGGGGCGAGGAAGCTCGGCCACGGCGGCACCTACGTGTACCCGCACGCCCACCCCGACGGCGTGGTGCCGCAGCAGTACCCGCCGGACGCCCTGGTCGGGCGGGACTACTACCGGCCCACCAACCGCGGCGCCGAGGCGACGATCGGGGCGCGGCTGGCGAAGCTGCGCGCCATCGTCCGCCGCTCCCGGTGA
- a CDS encoding aldo/keto reductase, with translation MQQRRIGDVPVSAIGLGAMPLSSKTDRPSREDAIATVHAALDAGVTLVDTADAYAHDESEFGHNESLVAEALAAYGDGARDVLVATKGGHTRRGSDWLLDGSPSHLRQACEASLRRLGVDSVGLYQFHRPDPDTPWEDSMGALRQLADDGLVQMVGVSNADVAQIDVARSIVGRALVSVQNQFSPGWRFSADEVAHCAAHGLAFLPWSPFGGVSAAGSLPSTAPAFAEVADELGVSVYRVTLAWHLAQADVVVPIPGASRPASIQDSAAAADLQLTPDQLSRLDA, from the coding sequence GTGCAGCAGCGACGCATCGGGGACGTGCCCGTCAGTGCCATCGGTCTGGGCGCGATGCCCCTCTCCAGCAAGACCGACCGACCCTCCCGGGAGGACGCGATCGCCACCGTGCACGCCGCGCTCGACGCCGGCGTGACGCTCGTCGACACCGCCGACGCCTACGCCCACGACGAGTCGGAGTTCGGCCACAACGAGTCGCTGGTGGCCGAGGCGCTGGCGGCCTACGGCGACGGTGCCCGCGACGTGCTGGTGGCGACCAAGGGCGGGCACACGCGGCGCGGCAGCGACTGGCTGCTCGACGGGTCGCCGTCCCACCTGCGGCAGGCGTGCGAGGCCTCGCTGCGGCGGCTCGGCGTCGACTCGGTCGGGCTCTACCAGTTCCACCGGCCCGACCCGGACACGCCGTGGGAGGACTCGATGGGCGCGCTGCGGCAGCTCGCCGACGACGGCCTGGTGCAGATGGTCGGCGTCTCCAACGCCGACGTCGCGCAGATCGACGTCGCCCGGTCGATCGTCGGCCGGGCGCTGGTGAGCGTGCAGAACCAGTTCTCGCCGGGCTGGCGGTTCTCGGCCGACGAGGTGGCGCACTGCGCCGCGCACGGGCTGGCGTTCCTGCCGTGGAGCCCGTTCGGCGGGGTGAGCGCGGCCGGGTCGCTGCCGTCGACCGCGCCGGCCTTCGCGGAGGTGGCCGACGAGCTCGGCGTGTCGGTGTACCGGGTGACGCTGGCCTGGCACCTCGCGCAGGCCGACGTCGTGGTGCCGATCCCGGGGGCGTCGCGGCCGGCGTCCATCCAGGACTCCGCCGCTGCCGCGGACCTGCAGCTGACCCCCGACCAGCTCTCCCGCCTGGACGCCTGA
- the aspS gene encoding aspartate--tRNA ligase — MLRTHDAGTLRASDAGSTVTLAGWVARRRDHGGVVFVDLRDASGYVQVVVREEEAHALRNEFCVQVTGEVRQRPAGNENPELPTGAIEVAAAALTVLSTAAPLPFPIETDAAASDDVRYRYRYLDLRRQGPARVLRLRSEVNRIARGVMARHGFVEVETPTLTRSTPEGARDFVVPVRLQPGKWYALPQSPQLFKQLLMISGLERYYQIARCFRDEDFRADRQPEFTQLDFEMSFVERDDVLAVAEDVVGTLWRELASYEVPEIPRMTYREAMDRFGSDKPDLRFGIELTELTSYFADTPFRVFQAPYVGAVVMPGGGSQPRRAFDAWQDWARSRGSRGLAYVTIAEDGTLGGPVAKNISEAERSGLVQAVGAQPGDCVFFAAGTRRTSQELLGAARNEIARRLELIEPGSWSFLFVVDFPMFEQTEDGDWTFMHHPFTSPTPEWRERFPEDRGAALSDAYDLVCNGNELMSGSVRIHDAALQERVFETLGMSREEARERFGFFLEAFAYGPPPHAGAALGWDRLTALLAGVDSIREVISFPKTGAGYDPLTGAPTPITEAQRKEAGIDTVADEPPLPGPTDPTG; from the coding sequence TTGCTCCGCACCCATGACGCCGGCACCCTGCGCGCCTCCGACGCCGGCTCCACGGTGACCCTCGCCGGCTGGGTGGCCCGCCGGCGCGACCACGGCGGCGTCGTCTTCGTCGACCTGCGCGACGCCTCCGGCTACGTCCAGGTCGTCGTCCGGGAGGAGGAGGCGCACGCCCTCCGCAACGAGTTCTGCGTGCAGGTCACCGGCGAGGTCCGGCAGCGCCCGGCCGGCAACGAGAACCCCGAGCTGCCCACCGGCGCGATCGAGGTGGCCGCGGCCGCGCTGACCGTGCTGTCGACCGCCGCGCCGCTGCCGTTCCCGATCGAGACCGACGCCGCCGCCTCCGACGACGTCCGCTACCGGTACCGCTACCTCGACCTGCGCCGGCAGGGCCCGGCCCGGGTGCTGCGGCTGCGCAGCGAGGTCAACCGGATCGCCCGCGGGGTCATGGCGCGGCACGGCTTCGTCGAGGTGGAGACGCCGACGCTGACCCGCTCGACGCCCGAGGGGGCCCGCGACTTCGTCGTCCCGGTGCGGCTGCAGCCGGGGAAGTGGTACGCGCTGCCGCAGTCGCCGCAGCTGTTCAAGCAGCTGCTGATGATCAGCGGCCTGGAGCGCTACTACCAGATCGCCCGCTGCTTCCGGGACGAGGACTTCCGCGCCGACCGGCAGCCGGAGTTCACCCAGCTGGACTTCGAGATGAGCTTCGTCGAGCGCGACGACGTGCTCGCCGTCGCCGAGGACGTCGTCGGCACGCTGTGGCGGGAGCTGGCCTCCTACGAGGTGCCCGAGATCCCGCGGATGACCTACCGCGAGGCGATGGACCGGTTCGGGTCGGACAAGCCCGACCTGCGGTTCGGCATCGAGCTCACCGAGCTGACCTCCTACTTCGCCGACACGCCGTTCCGCGTGTTCCAGGCGCCCTACGTCGGCGCGGTGGTCATGCCCGGCGGCGGGTCGCAGCCGCGGCGGGCGTTCGACGCCTGGCAGGACTGGGCGCGCTCCCGGGGCTCGCGCGGGCTGGCCTACGTGACCATCGCCGAGGACGGCACCCTCGGCGGGCCGGTGGCCAAGAACATCTCCGAGGCCGAGCGGTCCGGCCTGGTCCAGGCCGTCGGCGCGCAGCCGGGGGACTGCGTCTTCTTCGCCGCGGGCACCCGCCGGACCTCGCAGGAGCTGCTCGGCGCGGCCCGCAACGAGATCGCCCGGCGGCTGGAGCTCATCGAGCCCGGCTCCTGGTCCTTCCTGTTCGTCGTCGACTTCCCGATGTTCGAGCAGACCGAGGACGGCGACTGGACCTTCATGCACCACCCGTTCACCTCGCCCACCCCGGAGTGGCGGGAGCGGTTCCCCGAGGACAGGGGCGCGGCGCTGTCGGACGCCTACGACCTGGTGTGCAACGGCAACGAGCTGATGAGCGGCTCGGTCCGCATCCACGACGCCGCGCTGCAGGAGCGGGTGTTCGAGACCCTCGGGATGTCGCGCGAGGAGGCCCGGGAGCGGTTCGGCTTCTTCCTCGAGGCGTTCGCCTACGGCCCGCCGCCGCACGCCGGTGCCGCCCTGGGCTGGGACCGGCTGACCGCGCTGCTGGCCGGGGTCGACTCGATCCGCGAGGTCATCTCCTTCCCCAAGACCGGTGCCGGCTACGACCCGCTGACCGGTGCGCCGACGCCGATCACCGAGGCGCAGCGCAAGGAGGCCGGCATCGACACGGTGGCCGACGAGCCGCCGCTGCCGGGCCCCACCGACCCGACCGGCTGA
- a CDS encoding aldo/keto reductase: protein MEQRPLGRTGAEVSVVGLGTWQLGGDWGDVDEQTAGEVLAAALDSGVTLLDTADVYGDGRSEERIRKALADRGARPFVATKAGRRADPFEAASFTPEDLRAWVDRSRRNLGVDTLDLVQLHCPPPAVYSDRRVYDALDSLVADGAIAAYGVSVETVAEGLTALQHPGVQTIQVILNVFRRKPLEELLPAAAAAGVGVLARVPLASGLLSGRYTESTTFAADDHRNFNRNGEAFDVGETFAGVPYDVGVAAAREFVAICGDRTPSAVALRWVIQQPGVTCVIPGARSVEQARGNAAAADLPPLTDAELADLERLYDERIREHVHDRW from the coding sequence ATGGAGCAGAGGCCCCTCGGGCGGACCGGCGCGGAGGTCTCCGTCGTCGGCCTGGGCACGTGGCAGCTGGGCGGGGACTGGGGCGACGTCGACGAGCAGACCGCCGGCGAGGTGCTCGCCGCGGCGCTGGACTCCGGGGTGACGCTGCTCGACACCGCCGACGTCTACGGCGACGGGCGGTCGGAGGAGCGGATCCGCAAGGCCCTGGCCGACCGGGGCGCGCGGCCGTTCGTCGCGACCAAGGCCGGCCGGCGCGCCGACCCCTTCGAGGCGGCGTCCTTCACGCCGGAGGACCTGCGGGCCTGGGTCGACCGGTCGCGGCGCAACCTCGGCGTGGACACCCTCGACCTCGTGCAGCTGCACTGCCCGCCGCCCGCCGTCTACTCGGACCGGCGGGTGTACGACGCGCTGGACTCCCTCGTGGCGGACGGCGCGATCGCGGCCTACGGCGTGTCGGTGGAGACCGTCGCCGAGGGGCTGACCGCGCTGCAGCACCCGGGCGTGCAGACGATCCAGGTGATCCTCAACGTGTTCCGCCGCAAGCCGCTGGAGGAGCTGCTGCCCGCGGCCGCCGCGGCCGGCGTCGGGGTCCTGGCGCGGGTGCCGCTGGCCAGCGGCCTGCTGTCGGGCAGGTACACCGAGTCGACGACGTTCGCCGCCGACGACCACCGGAACTTCAACCGCAACGGCGAGGCCTTCGACGTCGGCGAGACCTTCGCCGGCGTGCCCTACGACGTCGGTGTGGCCGCGGCGCGGGAGTTCGTGGCGATCTGCGGCGACCGCACGCCCAGCGCCGTCGCGCTGCGCTGGGTCATCCAGCAGCCCGGCGTCACCTGCGTCATCCCCGGTGCCCGCTCCGTCGAGCAGGCCCGCGGCAACGCCGCGGCCGCGGACCTCCCGCCGCTGACCGACGCCGAGCTCGCCGACCTCGAGCGGCTCTACGACGAGCGCATCCGCGAGCACGTGCACGACCGCTGGTGA
- the hisS gene encoding histidine--tRNA ligase, translating to MSGLTAPKGTFDVLPPESARFLAVRDALTAPLRRAGYGYVETPVFEETAVFSRGVGESTDVVTKEMYTFDDRGGRSLTLRPELTAGLVRAFIEHRLHTGALPVKLWTVGSAFRYERPQAGRYRHFTQVDMEALGVDDPALDAEVVALCVQGYRDLGLTDFELLLTSLGDATCRPQYRELLVEYLAELDLDEETRRRAEINPLRVLDDKRPEVQAQLDDAPLMVDHLSDSTRAHYDAVRQHLTDLGVAWAEAPRLVRGLDYYTKTTFEVVHRGLGAQSAIGGGGRFDGLSAALGGPDVSGIGYAVGVDRTLLAVQAEGLDVAAPAGVQAFVVPLGAEAKRLAVTLVGRLRAIGIAADTVYGDRGLKGAMRAAERSGASHAVVVGDRDLAEGVGQLKDLRTGDQRAVPVGDLFEALRTAVTG from the coding sequence GTGAGCGGTCTGACCGCGCCGAAGGGGACCTTCGACGTCCTGCCGCCGGAGTCGGCGCGCTTCCTCGCCGTCCGCGACGCGCTCACCGCGCCGCTGCGGCGGGCCGGGTACGGCTACGTCGAGACGCCGGTGTTCGAGGAGACCGCCGTCTTCAGCCGCGGGGTGGGGGAGTCCACCGACGTCGTGACGAAGGAGATGTACACCTTCGACGACCGCGGCGGCCGCTCGCTGACGCTGCGCCCGGAGCTCACCGCCGGGCTGGTGCGGGCCTTCATCGAGCACCGGCTGCACACCGGCGCGCTGCCGGTGAAGCTGTGGACGGTCGGCTCGGCGTTCCGCTACGAGCGCCCGCAGGCCGGCCGCTACCGGCACTTCACCCAGGTCGACATGGAGGCCCTCGGCGTCGACGACCCGGCGCTGGACGCCGAGGTCGTGGCGCTGTGCGTGCAGGGGTACCGCGACCTCGGGCTGACCGACTTCGAACTGCTGCTCACCTCGCTGGGCGACGCGACCTGCCGGCCGCAGTACCGCGAGCTGCTGGTCGAGTACCTGGCGGAGCTGGACCTCGACGAGGAGACCCGGCGCCGCGCGGAGATCAACCCGCTGCGCGTGCTCGACGACAAGCGGCCGGAGGTGCAGGCCCAGCTCGACGACGCCCCGCTGATGGTCGACCACCTCTCGGACTCGACGAGGGCGCACTACGACGCCGTCCGCCAGCACCTCACCGACCTCGGCGTCGCCTGGGCCGAGGCGCCCCGCCTGGTGCGCGGGCTGGACTACTACACGAAGACGACGTTCGAGGTCGTGCACCGCGGCCTGGGCGCGCAGTCGGCGATCGGGGGCGGAGGCCGCTTCGACGGCCTCTCGGCCGCACTCGGCGGGCCCGACGTCTCCGGCATCGGCTACGCCGTCGGCGTCGACCGGACGCTGCTGGCGGTGCAGGCCGAGGGGCTCGACGTCGCGGCCCCGGCCGGGGTGCAGGCGTTCGTCGTCCCGCTGGGCGCCGAGGCCAAGCGGCTGGCGGTGACGCTCGTGGGGCGGCTGCGCGCGATCGGGATCGCGGCCGACACCGTCTACGGCGACCGCGGGCTCAAGGGCGCGATGCGGGCCGCCGAGCGGTCGGGTGCCTCGCACGCGGTCGTCGTCGGCGACCGCGACCTGGCCGAGGGCGTCGGCCAGCTCAAGGACCTGCGCACCGGGGACCAGCGCGCCGTCCCGGTGGGCGACCTGTTCGAGGCGCTGCGGACGGCGGTGACGGGTTGA
- a CDS encoding MBL fold metallo-hydrolase, which translates to MLIRSFPAGAFGTNCYAVASGPRSECVVVDPGMDAVEPLARMLADDGLKPVAVVLTHGHLDHTFSVLPVCDGYDVPAYLHPDDLGMLSDPARWHGPALAPLITGVRLPDPSEVRPLDDGAVLSLAGVELTVRHAPGHTRGSVVFSLDLGEAPGLLAGDVLFAGSVGRVDLPGGSWEAMLTSLRDVVLPLADETVVLPGHGPATTIGRERATNPYLAEAGAAAPGGRGL; encoded by the coding sequence GTGCTCATCCGCTCGTTCCCGGCCGGCGCCTTCGGCACCAACTGCTACGCCGTCGCCTCCGGGCCCCGCTCGGAGTGCGTCGTGGTCGACCCGGGCATGGACGCGGTGGAGCCGCTGGCGCGGATGCTGGCCGACGACGGCCTCAAGCCCGTCGCCGTCGTGCTGACGCACGGCCACCTCGACCACACCTTCTCCGTCCTGCCGGTGTGCGACGGCTACGACGTCCCGGCCTACCTGCACCCGGACGACCTCGGCATGCTCAGCGACCCCGCGCGCTGGCACGGCCCGGCGCTGGCCCCGCTGATCACCGGCGTGCGGCTGCCCGACCCGTCGGAGGTGCGCCCGCTCGACGACGGCGCCGTCCTGTCGCTGGCCGGGGTGGAGCTGACGGTGCGGCACGCGCCGGGGCACACGCGGGGCTCGGTCGTGTTCTCCCTCGACCTCGGCGAGGCGCCCGGGCTGCTGGCCGGTGACGTGCTCTTCGCGGGCTCGGTGGGCCGCGTCGACCTGCCCGGCGGCTCCTGGGAGGCGATGCTGACCTCGCTGCGCGACGTCGTCCTGCCGCTGGCCGACGAGACGGTGGTGCTGCCCGGCCACGGCCCGGCGACGACGATCGGCCGGGAGCGGGCGACCAACCCCTACCTCGCCGAGGCCGGCGCGGCGGCGCCGGGGGGGCGCGGGCTGTGA